Genomic DNA from Streptomyces sp. GS7:
TTCGCGCTCGGCGGCGCGGTGAAGGGCTGACCGGCCGGGACCGGAACGGGAGCCGGGAGCGCCGGCGCACCGGCCCGGCGGCCCGTTGGCCGGAAAGCAGCGAAATACGGCCGGGGACGGCCTGTCGCCACGTACCTTCCTCCAACCCGGAAACTTGGATATCCGCACGATAGGTGCGAAGCCGTACCGTCACTTACCGTGTGCCGGTGAACACGCACGCCGGGGACGCGCACAGGCCCCCTTTCAACGCCGCCGCCGCCCGCCGGCTGCGCGAGGCCCTCGGCATGACCCATGCGCATGTCGCCTATGGAATCTGGGCCGCTTACGGAATTCAGCTGCAACCGGTGACGGTGGCTTCCTGGGAATTGGGCGAGAGCGCCCCCACGGAAGCCGAGCTGACCGCGCTCGCGGGCGCTTTGTGGTGCGCCCCCGCCGAACTCCTCAGTGCGCCCGGAACCCTGCGCGAATACCGCCTCGCGCTCGGCCTCGCCCCGGCCGACCTGGCCCTGCGGATCGGCATGGACCAGACCGCGTACGAGCGCCTGGAAGGCGGCGGGCCCTGGCGCGGCACCGAGCGCCAGGCCGCCGCCCTCACCGAGGTGCTGCACCTGCCGCTGTCCGCGCTGCTCCGCTGCACCGGTCAGGAGGCGAAGCTCGCCGAGCTGCTGACGAGCGCCGCCACCACCCGCTGGCAGGGCTACGTCCGTCCGGTCGGCAAGCTCGCACCGCTGCCCAAGGAACTGCTCCAGGACGTCCTGGAGCAGCTGCACGACGAATACCACGCGACCATGGCGGCCTCGCTGAGCTGGACCGGCGGGGAGGCCCCCGACGAGTCCGGCCGGGCCGGGCGCGACTTCCTCGGCGGCATCGTGGCGGAGTTCTGGCGCCGGGCCGGTGAGGCGGAGCCACCGGGGTGACCGGCCGCGGCAGGTCCCGACCCTGACGTGTCCCCGTCGGTCTGCGGGCGGAGCCCCGTCCGTCCAGAGGATGACGCCGGGGGCCGGCGTGGCACCTGCGGCCGGTACGGCATTCGGTCCCTGCGGGCGAAGACCGGGCTGACCTGCGGGATCGAGGATGGGGGTATCGCCCTTTCCACGCCCCTTCAGGAGTTCCGGTGCCGCACGCCGCCGTCCCCCGTCCCACCGTCCCCGCCCGCGCCACCGCCGTCGCCGCCCGCGCCACCGACCTGAGCAAGGTCTACGGCCAGGGTGAGACCCGGGTGGTCGCGCTGGACTCCGTGAACGTGGAGTTCGGCCGGGCCCGGTTCACCGCCATCATGGGCCCGTCGGGCTCCGGCAAGTCAACCCTCATGCACTGCATGGCCGGGCTGGACTCGATCTCCGCCGGCTCCGCCCGGATCGGGGACGTCGAGCTGGCGTCGCTGGGCGACAAGCAGCTGACCCGGCTGCGCCGGGACAAGATCGGCTTCATCTTCCAGGCGTTCAACCTGCTGCCGACGCTGACCGCACTGGAGAACATCACGCTCCCGATGGCCATCGCCGGCCGCCGCCCCGACCAGGAGTGGATATCCCGGGTCGTGGAGACCGTCGGCCTCTCCGGGCGGCTCGGCCACCGGCCCGCGCAGCTCTCCGGCGGCCAGCAGCAGCGGGTCGCGGTGGCCCGCGCACTGGCCGCCCAGCCCGAGATCATCTTCGCGGACGAGCCGACCGGCAACCTCGACTCCCGGTCCGGCGCCGAAGTCCTGGGCTTCCTGCGGGAGTCGGTGCGCGCGATGGACCAGACCGTGGTGATGGTGACCCACGATCCGGTAGCCGCCGGGTACGCGGACCGGGTGGTCTTCCTCGCGGACGGCCGGATCGTCGAGGAGCTGCACGAGCCGACCGCGGACGCCGTCCTGGACCGGATGCGGATGTTCGACGCCAAGGGCCGGACGAGCTAGGGCCCGCCCTCGCCACAGGCCGTACGGCCGCCGGCGCACCGCCCGGCCGCATCCCCGCCACCCCCCGGACCCAGGACTGACACCACCACCATGCTGCGAACCGCCCTGCGCAACGTCCTTGCGCACAAAGCCCGTCTGCTGATGACCGCGCTCGCGGTCCTGCTCGGCGTCGCCTTCGTCGCCGGCACCCTGATCTTCAGCGACTCCGTCGGCGAGGCCGTCAAGAACGCCTCCGCCAAGAACCTCAAGGACGTGGCCGTCTCCGTGAAGGCCACCTCGGACCCCGACGCCGGCCCCGGGCCCGGAAAGGACGGCAAGCGCACCACCGCCCTCGACACCCGGCTCGCCGACCGGATCCGCGCACTGCCGGGGGTGGCGTCCGTACGGTCCGACGTCACCGGCGAGGCGACCCTGGCCGGCCGCGACGACCAGCCGATCGGCAACGGCTGGCAGAACCGCGCCGTCAACTACCAGCCGGGCGCGGACGGCAAGGACAGCCGCTATCCGCTCGTCCGGGGCCGCGGCCCGGCGAACGGGAACGAGATCGCACTGGCCGAGTCCACCGCGAAGTCGGCCGGTGTCGGCATCGGCGACACCGTGCGGTTCGCCACCGACGGCCCGGTGCTGACGAAGAAGCTGGTCGGCATCGTGGCGACCGACGACCCGGCGGTGACCGCGGGCGGCAGCCTGGCGCTGTTCGACACCGCCACCGCGCAGCGGCTGTACCTGCACCCCGGCCAGTTCGACGAGCTGGTGGTCGCCGCCGCCCCCGGCACCGACCAGCAGAAGCTGACCGACGAGGTCAGCCAACTGCTGCCCGCCAAGCGCGCCCAGGCGACCTCCGGAAAGCAACTCGCCGCCGAGCAGGCCCGGATGATCGCCGAGCAGAACAGCGCGCTCAGCAAGACGCTGCTGACCTTCGCCGGGATCGCCCTGTTCGTCGGGGTGTTCATCATCGCCAACACCTTCACCATGCTCATCTCCCAGCGCAGCCGCGAGATCGCGCTGCTGCGCGCGGTGGGCGCCTCACGCCGCCAGGTCGTGCGCTCGGTGCTCGCCGAGGCGGGTCTGCTGGGGCTGATCTCCTCCGTCGTCGGCTTCGCGCTGGGGACCGGGATCGCGGTGGGACTGCGCGCCGTCCTGGACGCCAACGGCGCGGGCTTCCCGGACGGGCCGGTGGTCATCAGCCCCACCACGGTGCTCGCTTCCCTGGCCGTCGGTGTGCTGGTGACCGTCCTGGCCGCCTGGCTGCCGTCCCGCAAGGCGGCGCGGATCGCCCCGGTGGAGGCGCTGAGCAGCGTCGAGGCCCCGCCGACGCAGCGCGGTCTGGTCCTGCGCAACACCCTCGGCGCGGTGATCACCGCACTGGGCGTAGCCGTCATGTTCTACGTCTCCACCCTCAAGACCGGTGACGGCCTCCCGGTCGCCATGCTCGGCTCCATGCTGACCCTGACCGGCGTGATCGTCCTCGCCCCGCTGCTGTCCCGTCCGCTGATATCCCTCGCCGGCCCGGTCACCACCCGCCTCTTCGGCATCGGCGGCAGGCTCGCCAAGGAGAACGCGCTGCGCAATCCGCGCCGTACGGCGGCGACCGCGTCCGCCCTGATGATCGGCCTCACCCTGATCACCGGCATGACGGTCGTGGGGCACTCCGCGCAGGTGGCCATGGACAAGATGGCGGCCAAGGAGCTGACCGCCGACTACCAGATCGAGACCTCGACGCTCGTCGGCCTGGACCCCGAACTGTCGAAGAAGGTGGCGAAGCTCCCGGGCGTCGAGGCGGTGGCCCCGCTGCGCGGCGTGGGCTTCAGCACCCGGGCTGACGGCCAGGGCGGCTTCGGCTACCTCCGCGGCACCGACCTCGCCCAGATCGACAAGGTCACCCGCATCACCTTCGTCCAGGGCTCGTTGGACACGGTCCGGGCCGGCGGGATCGCCGTATCCGAGAAGGGCGCCGAGGAGCACGGCTGGCACGCCGGCGACATGGTGAGCGCGAACTTCTTCGACAAGAAGAAGCCGGCGAAACTGAAGATCGCCGCCGTCTACAAGGACAACGAGGTACTGGGCGAGTCCTTCGCCGACATGTCGCTGGTCGACCCGCATCTGCCCCGGGCCAAGAACGACCGGCTGCTGGTGAAGGCGTCCGGCGGCGGCTCCCCGGCGCTGGCCAAGGACATCCGGCACACGCTCGGCGACAGCCCGCTGCTGAAGGTCCAGACCCGCGACGATCTGCGCAAGAAGGCCGCCGGGGCGATCGACACCATCGTGAACATGGTCTACGGGCTGCTCGGCATGGCCGTGATCATCGCGGTGGTCGGCGTGGTCAACACCCTTGCCATGTCGGTCTTCGAGCGGTCCCGCGAGATCGGCATGCTGCGCGCCATCGGCCTGGCCCGCAGCGGCATCAAGCAGATGGTCCGGCTGGAGTCGGTGGTCATCTCGCTGTTCGGCGCGGTGCTCGGCATGGGCGTGGGCGTCTTCCTGGCGTGGGCCGGCGGCAGCCTGGTCAGCTCGTCGTTCCCCGCGTACGCGCTGGTGCTCCCCTGGGGCCGGCTCGGGCTGTTCCTGCTGATCGCCCTGGTCGTCGGCGTCCTGGCCGCGCTCTGGCCGGCCCGCCGGGCCGCCCGGCTGAACATGCTGGAGGCCATCGGCGCCCAGTGAGGTCCCGGAAAGCACGCAGGCGGCGCACCCAACGGCGCGCCGCCTGCGGCGTGTTGAGGGGACGTCAGAAGACCGACTCCGCCTCGTCCATGCGGCTCGCCGGGACCCGCTTGAGCTCGGTGACCGCCTCGGCCAGCGGGACCATCGTGACGTCGGTGCCGCGCAGCGCGGTCATCCGGCCGAACTCGCCGCGGTGCGCGGCCTCGACGGCGTGCCAGCCGAAGCGGGTGGCCAGCACCCGGTCGTAGGCGGTCGGGGTGCCGCCGCGCTGGACGTGGCCGAGGATGACCGGGCGGGCCTCCTTGCCGAGGCGCTTCTCCAGTTCATGGGCGAGCGCGGTGCCGATGCCGGAGAACCGCTCGTGGCCGAACTGGTCGATGGCGCCCTTCTTGTAGTCCATGGTGCCGGCGAGCGGGTGGGCGCCCTCGGCGACGCAGACCACGGCGAACTTCTTGCCGCGGTCGAACCGCTCCTCGACCATCTTGACCAGGTCGTTGACGTCGAACTCGCGCTCCGGCAGGCAGATGCCGTGGGCGCCGCCGGCCATCCCGGACTCCAGCGCGATCCAGCCGGCGTGCCGTCCCATGACCTCGACGACCATGACCCGCTGGTGCGACTCGGCGGTGGTCTTGAGGCGGTCGATCGCCTCGGTCGCGACGCCGACGGCGGTGTCGAAGCCGAATGTCCGGTCGGTGGAGGAGATGTCGTTGTCGATGGTCTTGGGGACGCCGACGACCGGCATCCCGGCGTCGGAGAGCATCCGCGCCGCGGTCAGCGTGCCCTCGCCGCCGATCGGGATCAGCACGTCTATGCCGTACTCCCGCGAGAAGTCCTTGGCGCTCTCGCACGCCTCGCGCAGCCGGGCGCGCTCCAGCCGGGCGGAGCCGAGGATGGTGCCGCCGCGGGCCAGGATGCCGCTGACCGCGTCGAGGTCGAGCTTGCGGAAGCGGCCGTCGAGCAGGCCCTTGAAGCCGTCCTCGAAGCCGATGACCTCGTCGCCGTGGCCGGTGAGCGCGCGGTGGACGACAGACCGGATCACAGCATTCAGGCCAGGGCAGTCGCCGCCCGCGGTGAGGACTCCGATACGCATCGTGCTGTGTCTCCTGTGCTCGCTGTTGGTTCGTGTGAGCCGGTCCGATTGTTTCACGGGCCGGCCGGCCCGTGCCTCACACAGGGACCACCCCCACTGTCCCCGCCCCGAGCGCACCGGGGAAACTGGGAGAGCGGCCTAGCCACACGCGCAGGTATTGTCAAGAGGGGCAAGCCCACAATAACGGGTAATTTTGACCTTGCGAGCAGGGAAAACTCGTGAGCACGCACGCTCGCGGGCATCGAAGAGGGACGGAGAGCACACGTGACGCGCAGCGTGTACGTGACCGGTATCGAGCGCGGCGACGGCCGCCAGGTCGTCGAACTGGGAGTCATGGAGCTCCTGACCCGCCACGTCGACCGGGTGGGGGTCTTCCGCCCGCTCGTCCACGACGGACCCGACCGGCTCTTCGAACTGCTCCGGGCCCGCTACCGGCTCACCCAGCCCGCCGAGTCCGTCTACGGCATCAGCTACGAGGAGGCGGCCACCCTCCAGGCCGAGCGCGGCACCGACGAGCTGGTCTCCCGGCTCGTCGACCGCTTCCACCAGGTCGCCAGGGAGTACGAGTACGTCCTGGTCCTCGGCTCGGACTACGCCGCCACCAGCCTGCCGGCCGAGCTGAACCTCAACGCCCGGCTCGCCAACGAGTTCGGCGCCGCGGTGATACCCGTCGTGGGCGGCCAGGGCCAGGAGGCCGAGGCCGTCCGCGCCGAGGCCCGCAACGCCTACCGCGCCTACACCTCGCTGGGCTGCGACGTCGTCGCCATGGTCGTCAACCGCGTCACCCCCGAGCTGCGCGAGGCCGTCGTGGAGCGGCTCGCGGCCCGGCTGCCGGTGCCCTGCTACGCGCTCCCCGAGGAGGGCTCGCTCTCCGCGCCGACCGTGAACCAGATCGTGCACGCCCTGGGCGCCGAGGTGCTGCTCGGCGACGACTCCGGGCTCGCCCGGGACGCGCGGGACTTCGTCTTCGGCGGCGCCATGCTGCCGACCTTCCTCAAGGCCCTGACCCCCGGCTGCATGGTGATCACCCCCGGGGACCGGGCCGACCTGGTCATCGGCTCGCTCGCCGCGCACAGCGCCGGGGCCCCGCCGATCGCCGGAGTGGTGCTCACCCTCGACGAGCGGCCCGGCCCCGACATCATGGCGCTGGCCGCCCGGCTGGCACCCGGCACCCCGGTCATCTCCGTACCGGCCGGCTCGTTCCCGACCGCCGCCGAGCTGTTCGCCATCGAGGGCAAGCTGAACGCCGCCTCGCCGCGCAAGGCGGAGACCGCGCTCGGGCTCTTCGAGCGGCACGTCGACACCGCGGAGCTGACGAACCGCATCTCCGTCGCCCGCTCCGGCCGGGTCACCCCGATGATGTTCGAGCACGAGCTGATCGAGCGCTCCCGCGCCGGCCGCCGCCGGGTCGTCCTCCCCGAGGGCACCGAGGAGCGGGTGCTGCGCGCCGCCGACGTGCTGCTGCGCCGCGACGTCTGCGACCTGACGCTGCTGGGCGAGGCGGAGGCGATCCGCAAGCGCGCCGCCGACCTGGCCATCGACCTCGCGGACGCGCAGATCATCGACCCGCACACCTCCGAGCTGCGCGAGCGGTTCGCCGAGCTGTACGCCCAGCTGCGCGCCCACAAGGGCGTCAGCTACGAGCTGGCCTACGACGTCGTCGCCGATGTCTCGTACTTCGGCACGCTGATGGTCCAGGAGGGGCTGGCCGACGGCATGGTGTCCGGTGCCGTGCACTCCACCGCCGCCACCATCCGCCCCGCCTTCGAGATCATCAAGACCCGGCCGGGCGCCCGGATCGTCTCGTCGGTCTTCTTCATGTGCCTGGCCGACCGGGTGCTGGTCTACGGCGACTGCGCGGTCAACCCCGACCCCGACGCCGAGCAGCTGGCCGACATCGCCATCCAGTCCGCCACCACCGCCGCCCGGTTCGGCGTGGAGCCGCGGATCGCGATGCTGTCGTACTCCACCGGCACCTCCGGGTCCGGTGCGGACGTCGACAAGGTCCGCAAGGCCACCGAGATCGTCCGCGCGCTGCGGCCCGATCTGCTGGTCGAGGGGCCGATCCAGTACGACGCGGCGGTGGACGCGGCGGTCGCACGGACCAAGCTGCCGGACTCCGACGTGGCGGGCAAGGCCACCGTGCTGATCTTCCCGGACCTCAACACCGGCAACAACACCTACAAGGCCGTCCAGCGCTCGGCGGGCGCGGTGGCGGTCGGCCCGGTCCTCCAGGGCCTGCGCAAGCCGGTCAACGACCTCTCGCGCGGCGCCCTCGTCCAGGACATCGTCAACACCGTCGCCATCACCGCCATCCAGGCCCAGGGCGCCCAGCCCGGCGCCGGACACACCGCCTGACACCACCTGCCACCGCCTGACCGCCTCCCCACCGGAAAGCCGCTCCATGACTGCCACCGCCACCCGCGTCCTCGTCCTCAACTCCGGCTCCTCGTCGGTGAAGTACCAGCTGCTCGACATGCGCACGGCGCCGGACA
This window encodes:
- the pta gene encoding phosphate acetyltransferase produces the protein MTRSVYVTGIERGDGRQVVELGVMELLTRHVDRVGVFRPLVHDGPDRLFELLRARYRLTQPAESVYGISYEEAATLQAERGTDELVSRLVDRFHQVAREYEYVLVLGSDYAATSLPAELNLNARLANEFGAAVIPVVGGQGQEAEAVRAEARNAYRAYTSLGCDVVAMVVNRVTPELREAVVERLAARLPVPCYALPEEGSLSAPTVNQIVHALGAEVLLGDDSGLARDARDFVFGGAMLPTFLKALTPGCMVITPGDRADLVIGSLAAHSAGAPPIAGVVLTLDERPGPDIMALAARLAPGTPVISVPAGSFPTAAELFAIEGKLNAASPRKAETALGLFERHVDTAELTNRISVARSGRVTPMMFEHELIERSRAGRRRVVLPEGTEERVLRAADVLLRRDVCDLTLLGEAEAIRKRAADLAIDLADAQIIDPHTSELRERFAELYAQLRAHKGVSYELAYDVVADVSYFGTLMVQEGLADGMVSGAVHSTAATIRPAFEIIKTRPGARIVSSVFFMCLADRVLVYGDCAVNPDPDAEQLADIAIQSATTAARFGVEPRIAMLSYSTGTSGSGADVDKVRKATEIVRALRPDLLVEGPIQYDAAVDAAVARTKLPDSDVAGKATVLIFPDLNTGNNTYKAVQRSAGAVAVGPVLQGLRKPVNDLSRGALVQDIVNTVAITAIQAQGAQPGAGHTA
- a CDS encoding XRE family transcriptional regulator; the protein is MPVNTHAGDAHRPPFNAAAARRLREALGMTHAHVAYGIWAAYGIQLQPVTVASWELGESAPTEAELTALAGALWCAPAELLSAPGTLREYRLALGLAPADLALRIGMDQTAYERLEGGGPWRGTERQAAALTEVLHLPLSALLRCTGQEAKLAELLTSAATTRWQGYVRPVGKLAPLPKELLQDVLEQLHDEYHATMAASLSWTGGEAPDESGRAGRDFLGGIVAEFWRRAGEAEPPG
- a CDS encoding ATP-dependent 6-phosphofructokinase — protein: MRIGVLTAGGDCPGLNAVIRSVVHRALTGHGDEVIGFEDGFKGLLDGRFRKLDLDAVSGILARGGTILGSARLERARLREACESAKDFSREYGIDVLIPIGGEGTLTAARMLSDAGMPVVGVPKTIDNDISSTDRTFGFDTAVGVATEAIDRLKTTAESHQRVMVVEVMGRHAGWIALESGMAGGAHGICLPEREFDVNDLVKMVEERFDRGKKFAVVCVAEGAHPLAGTMDYKKGAIDQFGHERFSGIGTALAHELEKRLGKEARPVILGHVQRGGTPTAYDRVLATRFGWHAVEAAHRGEFGRMTALRGTDVTMVPLAEAVTELKRVPASRMDEAESVF
- a CDS encoding ABC transporter ATP-binding protein yields the protein MPHAAVPRPTVPARATAVAARATDLSKVYGQGETRVVALDSVNVEFGRARFTAIMGPSGSGKSTLMHCMAGLDSISAGSARIGDVELASLGDKQLTRLRRDKIGFIFQAFNLLPTLTALENITLPMAIAGRRPDQEWISRVVETVGLSGRLGHRPAQLSGGQQQRVAVARALAAQPEIIFADEPTGNLDSRSGAEVLGFLRESVRAMDQTVVMVTHDPVAAGYADRVVFLADGRIVEELHEPTADAVLDRMRMFDAKGRTS
- a CDS encoding ABC transporter permease — protein: MLRTALRNVLAHKARLLMTALAVLLGVAFVAGTLIFSDSVGEAVKNASAKNLKDVAVSVKATSDPDAGPGPGKDGKRTTALDTRLADRIRALPGVASVRSDVTGEATLAGRDDQPIGNGWQNRAVNYQPGADGKDSRYPLVRGRGPANGNEIALAESTAKSAGVGIGDTVRFATDGPVLTKKLVGIVATDDPAVTAGGSLALFDTATAQRLYLHPGQFDELVVAAAPGTDQQKLTDEVSQLLPAKRAQATSGKQLAAEQARMIAEQNSALSKTLLTFAGIALFVGVFIIANTFTMLISQRSREIALLRAVGASRRQVVRSVLAEAGLLGLISSVVGFALGTGIAVGLRAVLDANGAGFPDGPVVISPTTVLASLAVGVLVTVLAAWLPSRKAARIAPVEALSSVEAPPTQRGLVLRNTLGAVITALGVAVMFYVSTLKTGDGLPVAMLGSMLTLTGVIVLAPLLSRPLISLAGPVTTRLFGIGGRLAKENALRNPRRTAATASALMIGLTLITGMTVVGHSAQVAMDKMAAKELTADYQIETSTLVGLDPELSKKVAKLPGVEAVAPLRGVGFSTRADGQGGFGYLRGTDLAQIDKVTRITFVQGSLDTVRAGGIAVSEKGAEEHGWHAGDMVSANFFDKKKPAKLKIAAVYKDNEVLGESFADMSLVDPHLPRAKNDRLLVKASGGGSPALAKDIRHTLGDSPLLKVQTRDDLRKKAAGAIDTIVNMVYGLLGMAVIIAVVGVVNTLAMSVFERSREIGMLRAIGLARSGIKQMVRLESVVISLFGAVLGMGVGVFLAWAGGSLVSSSFPAYALVLPWGRLGLFLLIALVVGVLAALWPARRAARLNMLEAIGAQ